One part of the Sphingopyxis sp. PAMC25046 genome encodes these proteins:
- a CDS encoding DUF2891 domain-containing protein, giving the protein MHLTPDHAARFTAATLAHLGREYPYKMDLVLTGPEDAKPPREHHPIFHGSFDWHSCVHGWWQILRLARRFPDLPVAADIRARADTMLVPEKVAGELAFLDRPYSAAFERPYGWAWLLALHAEAARHDAPWGAALEPLALAFAARFHAFLPKLTYPLRVGTHFNIAFALLLARHWAAPRDPALARLIDARARDWFAGDRDCQAWEPGGDEFLSSALTEAHLMAAILGEDFPRWFDTFLPRAAQQQPATLFTPATVSDRSDGKIAHLDGLNLSRAWSWRAIAAALGAAHPVAAQAEAAAERHLAAALPHVTGDYMGEHWLASFALLALDGLTD; this is encoded by the coding sequence ATGCACCTCACCCCCGACCACGCCGCCCGCTTCACCGCTGCCACCCTCGCCCACCTCGGCCGCGAATATCCGTACAAGATGGACCTTGTCCTCACCGGCCCCGAGGACGCCAAGCCCCCGCGCGAGCATCACCCGATCTTCCACGGCAGCTTCGACTGGCACAGCTGCGTCCACGGCTGGTGGCAGATTCTCCGCCTCGCGCGCCGCTTCCCCGACCTGCCCGTCGCCGCCGACATTCGTGCGCGCGCCGACACCATGCTCGTCCCCGAAAAGGTCGCGGGCGAGCTTGCTTTCCTCGATCGCCCTTATTCGGCGGCCTTCGAGCGCCCCTATGGCTGGGCGTGGCTGCTCGCGCTCCACGCCGAAGCGGCCCGCCACGACGCCCCGTGGGGCGCCGCGCTCGAACCGCTCGCGCTCGCCTTTGCCGCGCGCTTCCACGCCTTCCTCCCCAAGCTCACCTATCCCCTGCGCGTCGGCACCCATTTCAACATCGCCTTCGCGCTATTGCTCGCGCGCCACTGGGCCGCGCCCCGCGACCCCGCTCTCGCCCGGCTGATCGACGCGCGCGCCCGCGACTGGTTCGCCGGCGACCGCGACTGCCAGGCGTGGGAACCCGGCGGCGACGAATTCCTCTCCTCGGCGCTCACCGAAGCGCATCTGATGGCCGCCATCCTCGGCGAGGATTTCCCCCGCTGGTTCGACACCTTCCTCCCCCGCGCCGCGCAGCAGCAACCCGCGACGCTCTTCACCCCCGCCACCGTCTCCGACCGCAGCGACGGCAAGATCGCGCATCTCGACGGCCTCAATCTCAGCCGCGCGTGGAGCTGGCGCGCCATCGCCGCCGCGCTCGGCGCCGCGCATCCCGTCGCCGCCCAAGCCGAAGCCGCCGCCGAACGCCACCTCGCCGCCGCGCTCCCCCACGTCACCGGCGACTATATGGGCGAACACTGGCTCGCGAGCTTCGCCTTGCTCGCACTCGACGGCCTCACCGATTGA
- a CDS encoding LacI family DNA-binding transcriptional regulator has product MLRPTSFDVAERAGVSQSTVSRALRNSPGVNAETRARVSAAARELGYVVDRHASSLRLKSSETIALVTICRPGEDRSAINPFYFALLGSIAAATSARGFNLLVSFQENADNFRADFVASGLADAMIVIGTTSNREAWKYFADAQASGLDFVCWGSPGSPFHWMRSENDIGGQLAAEHFIATGRRHIAFVGPQQSPQRQFDERRDGFTAALGLHGLTPVVAEPPPAADRHAQGVAAVQALLAAHPETDAIFAASDMLALGVLQGLKDAGRRVPQDVALIGFDGIRAGTLADPALTTLEPDLDAAGEALVAMALEDDERTRSGTRIPVHLVVRGTA; this is encoded by the coding sequence ATGCTGCGTCCCACATCGTTCGACGTCGCCGAGCGCGCCGGCGTGTCGCAATCGACCGTCTCGCGCGCGCTCCGCAACTCGCCCGGCGTCAACGCCGAGACGCGCGCGCGTGTCTCGGCGGCGGCGCGCGAACTCGGCTATGTCGTCGACCGCCACGCCTCGTCGCTGCGCCTGAAAAGCAGCGAGACGATCGCGCTCGTCACCATCTGCCGCCCCGGCGAGGACCGCAGCGCGATCAATCCCTTCTATTTCGCGCTGCTCGGCAGCATCGCCGCCGCGACCTCGGCGCGCGGCTTCAACCTGCTCGTCTCGTTCCAGGAAAATGCCGACAATTTCCGCGCCGATTTCGTCGCCTCGGGGCTCGCCGACGCGATGATCGTCATCGGCACGACCAGCAACCGCGAGGCGTGGAAATATTTCGCCGACGCGCAGGCGTCGGGGCTCGACTTCGTCTGCTGGGGCAGCCCGGGCAGCCCCTTCCACTGGATGCGGAGCGAGAATGACATCGGCGGCCAGCTCGCCGCCGAGCATTTTATCGCCACCGGCCGCCGCCACATCGCCTTCGTCGGGCCGCAGCAGTCGCCGCAGCGCCAGTTCGACGAGCGCCGCGACGGCTTCACCGCCGCGCTCGGCCTCCACGGCCTCACCCCCGTCGTCGCCGAGCCTCCGCCCGCCGCCGACCGCCATGCGCAGGGCGTCGCCGCGGTGCAGGCGCTGCTAGCGGCGCATCCCGAAACCGACGCGATCTTCGCCGCCAGCGACATGCTCGCCCTGGGCGTGCTGCAGGGGCTCAAGGACGCCGGCCGCCGCGTGCCGCAGGATGTCGCGCTGATCGGCTTCGACGGTATCCGCGCCGGCACCCTCGCCGACCCCGCGCTCACCACGCTCGAACCCGACCTCGACGCGGCCGGAGAGGCGCTCGTCGCGATGGCGCTCGAGGATGACGAACGCACGCGCAGCGGCACGCGCATCCCCGTCCACCTCGTCGTCCGCGGCACCGCCTGA
- a CDS encoding helix-turn-helix transcriptional regulator, translated as MPIIVNVDVMLARRKMSLSELAERVGISLTNMSLLKTGKVKGVRFATLEAICAALDCQPGDILEYRAAADG; from the coding sequence ATGCCGATCATCGTCAACGTCGATGTGATGCTGGCGCGGCGCAAGATGTCGCTGAGCGAGCTTGCGGAGCGCGTCGGCATATCGCTGACCAACATGTCGCTGCTCAAGACGGGCAAGGTGAAGGGGGTGCGTTTCGCGACGCTCGAGGCGATCTGCGCGGCGCTCGACTGCCAGCCCGGCGACATATTGGAGTATCGCGCCGCGGCGGACGGGTGA
- a CDS encoding DUF2975 domain-containing protein, with product MPIRLLRILLTVALGLALLGTVVGLGFWLFALATGQPLQTTLAVVTDTPGRALPVVDAAGRAVGSMLFDHGRLDVQAGGAGYRILQGIDLAASGGLTIAMLLWLRRLTLSIGAGAPFATPNAGRLRRIGAAMVALSLWRVASDVLAQALLLPRIAPDDPGIVLLSSVSAAVAGKAGVRIDLTIDPALLLTGLGVLALAEAFRAGAALREENEGFL from the coding sequence ATGCCGATTCGCCTGCTTCGCATCCTGTTGACCGTCGCGCTGGGGCTGGCGTTGCTCGGCACGGTCGTCGGGCTGGGCTTCTGGCTCTTTGCGCTCGCGACGGGGCAGCCGCTGCAGACCACGCTTGCGGTGGTGACCGATACGCCGGGGCGGGCGCTGCCGGTGGTCGACGCGGCGGGGCGCGCGGTGGGATCGATGCTGTTCGATCACGGCCGGCTCGACGTGCAGGCGGGCGGCGCGGGTTACCGGATATTGCAGGGGATCGACCTGGCCGCGAGCGGCGGGCTGACGATCGCGATGCTGCTGTGGCTGCGGCGACTGACGCTGTCGATCGGCGCGGGCGCGCCCTTTGCCACGCCCAATGCGGGGCGGTTGCGGCGGATCGGCGCGGCGATGGTCGCGCTGTCGCTGTGGCGCGTGGCGAGCGATGTGCTGGCGCAGGCGCTGCTGCTGCCGCGCATCGCGCCGGACGATCCGGGCATTGTGCTGTTGTCGTCGGTGTCGGCGGCGGTCGCGGGCAAGGCGGGGGTGCGCATCGACCTGACGATCGACCCGGCGCTACTGCTCACCGGGCTCGGCGTCCTGGCGCTTGCCGAGGCGTTCCGCGCCGGAGCGGCGCTGCGCGAGGAAAATGAGGGGTTCCTCTGA
- a CDS encoding Flp family type IVb pilin → MRITTLLKDRRGATAIEYGLIAALISLACLIAFQTLGLNLANIFNTIADALS, encoded by the coding sequence ATGCGGATAACGACATTGCTGAAGGACAGGCGCGGCGCCACCGCGATCGAATATGGGCTGATCGCCGCGCTGATTTCGCTCGCGTGCCTCATCGCCTTTCAGACGCTCGGGCTCAATCTGGCGAACATCTTCAACACGATCGCCGACGCGCTGAGCTGA
- a CDS encoding MIP/aquaporin family protein — protein MRRRRLADVAPLARRIAAEGVGAFFLFACVIGSGIMAQALSAGNDGVALLANTIATGAILFVLITMLGPISGAHFNPAVTLVFAARRELPWVDAAAYIAAQLAFGILGAWAAHLMFDLPTLQFSVKARTGLGQWTGEFVATFGLVLTILGTAKFKPQAVAASVGFYITAAYWFTSSTSFANPAITVVRSLSDTFAGIAPRDVPMFVAAQLIGASSAMAVGKSLFSPQK, from the coding sequence ATGAGGAGGCGGCGCTTGGCTGACGTCGCGCCGCTTGCGCGGCGTATCGCGGCTGAAGGCGTAGGCGCCTTCTTTCTGTTCGCCTGTGTCATCGGGTCGGGGATCATGGCGCAGGCGCTGTCGGCCGGGAATGACGGCGTCGCCTTGCTCGCCAACACGATCGCGACCGGCGCGATCCTGTTCGTGCTGATTACCATGCTCGGTCCGATTTCGGGGGCGCATTTCAATCCGGCGGTGACACTGGTCTTTGCGGCGCGCCGCGAGCTGCCTTGGGTCGACGCGGCGGCCTATATCGCGGCGCAACTAGCCTTCGGCATCTTGGGCGCTTGGGCGGCGCACCTGATGTTCGATTTGCCAACACTTCAGTTTTCCGTGAAGGCAAGAACCGGGCTGGGTCAGTGGACCGGCGAGTTTGTCGCGACCTTCGGCCTTGTGCTGACAATCCTCGGTACGGCGAAATTCAAGCCGCAGGCCGTAGCGGCCTCGGTGGGGTTCTATATCACTGCCGCCTATTGGTTTACGTCATCGACCAGCTTTGCGAATCCGGCGATCACCGTGGTGCGTAGCCTTTCGGACACGTTCGCCGGCATTGCGCCGCGAGACGTGCCGATGTTCGTTGCCGCACAACTGATTGGCGCATCGAGTGCAATGGCCGTCGGAAAATCGCTTTTTTCGCCACAAAAATAG
- a CDS encoding arsenate reductase ArsC: MTRPFNVLFLCTGNSARSILSEAILKREGEGRFQAFSAGSFPKGEVHPAALALLGELGYKTGGYRSKSWDELAGPDAPSLDFIFTVCDNAAGEMCPVWPGKPVTAHWGIEDPAAVEGDGQHEAFWQAYLALKRRIDLLLALPLASLDELSLAERLRAIGKIADEEAALG, encoded by the coding sequence ATGACCCGCCCCTTCAACGTCCTTTTTCTTTGCACGGGCAATTCGGCGCGTTCGATTCTGTCCGAAGCCATATTGAAGCGCGAAGGCGAGGGGCGCTTTCAGGCCTTTTCGGCGGGCAGCTTTCCGAAGGGCGAGGTGCATCCTGCCGCCTTGGCGTTGCTCGGCGAGCTGGGGTATAAAACCGGAGGTTATCGGTCGAAGAGCTGGGATGAGCTTGCCGGGCCTGACGCGCCGTCGCTCGATTTCATCTTCACCGTCTGCGATAACGCAGCAGGCGAGATGTGCCCGGTCTGGCCGGGCAAGCCAGTGACGGCGCATTGGGGCATCGAAGACCCGGCTGCCGTCGAAGGCGACGGGCAGCACGAGGCCTTTTGGCAGGCTTATCTTGCCCTGAAACGGCGTATCGATTTGCTGCTCGCCCTGCCGCTCGCAAGCCTCGACGAACTGAGCCTTGCGGAACGGCTGCGCGCCATCGGCAAGATCGCCGATGAGGAGGCGGCGCTTGGCTGA
- a CDS encoding ArsI/CadI family heavy metal resistance metalloenzyme codes for MKRLHVHVGVENLDASIGFYSTMFGVEPTVVKDDYAKWMLEDPRVNFAISAGNHARNGIEHLGIQTESAEELDEVYGRLKAADGPVLEEGRTTCCYAKSEKSWIADPDGVVWEAFFTDGEATTYGDSPALDQLASNGAGSTCCVPKLVGAA; via the coding sequence ATGAAGCGTCTGCATGTTCATGTCGGCGTCGAGAATCTCGATGCCTCGATCGGCTTTTATTCGACCATGTTCGGTGTCGAGCCGACGGTCGTGAAAGACGATTATGCCAAATGGATGCTTGAAGACCCGCGCGTCAATTTCGCGATTTCGGCGGGCAACCATGCGCGGAACGGTATCGAGCATCTCGGCATACAAACCGAAAGCGCAGAAGAACTTGATGAAGTCTATGGTCGCCTGAAAGCGGCGGACGGGCCGGTACTCGAAGAGGGACGGACGACGTGCTGCTACGCCAAATCGGAAAAGAGCTGGATCGCCGATCCCGATGGCGTCGTGTGGGAAGCTTTTTTTACCGACGGGGAGGCAACGACCTACGGCGATAGCCCCGCGCTCGATCAGCTTGCCAGCAACGGTGCGGGTTCGACCTGCTGCGTGCCCAAGTTGGTCGGTGCGGCATGA
- a CDS encoding metalloregulator ArsR/SmtB family transcription factor, protein MKADAAIDALGALAQAHRLALFRMLVQAGKDGLAAGVIAEKLGVPNSSLSFHLTQLREAGLVLQERQHRSIIYRANYPAMNSLVAYLMENCCAGAADCGAGAACESPAQERKSA, encoded by the coding sequence ATGAAAGCCGACGCAGCCATCGACGCCTTGGGCGCCCTTGCGCAGGCGCATCGCCTCGCGCTGTTCCGCATGCTGGTGCAAGCTGGCAAGGACGGGCTGGCGGCAGGCGTGATCGCTGAGAAGCTTGGTGTGCCGAATAGCTCGCTGTCGTTTCACCTAACCCAGCTTCGCGAGGCGGGGTTGGTTTTGCAGGAACGGCAGCATCGCTCGATTATCTATCGCGCCAATTATCCGGCAATGAATTCGCTGGTCGCTTACCTCATGGAAAATTGCTGTGCCGGTGCCGCCGATTGCGGCGCGGGGGCGGCGTGTGAATCCCCCGCACAGGAAAGGAAAAGCGCATGA
- the acnA gene encoding aconitate hydratase AcnA, with product MTTTGNDTLGTRSTLDVGGKKYAYYSLDKAAAKLGDVSRLPFSMKVLLENLLRFEDGGFTVSTDDVQALVDWQKDPHSNREIQYRPARVLLQDFTGVPCVVDLAAMRDAIAKLGGDTSKINPLVPVHLVIDHSVMVDEFGHPKAFEQNVEIEYYRNGERYDFLKWGSKSLDNFKAVPPGTGICHQVNLEHIAQAVWSSEDASGATVAYPDTCVGTDSHTTMINGLGVLGWGVGGIEAEAAMLGQPVSMLIPEVVGFKFTGALKEGVTATDLVLTATQMLRAKGVVGRFVEYFGPGLASLSLADRATLANMAPEYGATCGFFGVDDKTLDYMRLTGRSEENIALVEAYAKAQGLWIVEGAADPIFTDTLELDLGSVVPSLAGPKRPQDRVSLPDVDDVFNADMAKVYNKAQARVPVEGKDFDIGDGDVTIAAITSCTNTSNPGVLVAAGLVAKKADALGLKPKPWVKTSLAPGSQVVTDYLEKAGLQKHLDNIGFNLVGYGCTTCIGNSGPLAEPISKAINENGLVAAAVISGNRNFEGRVSPDVRANFLASPPLVVAYALKGTVIEDFTTTPIGQDQSGKDVFLADIWPTNEEVASVVAGAVSRDMFEARYAHVYKGDEHWQKIEVEGSDTYQWRAGSTYVANPPYFEGMTMTPAPVSDIVNAKPLAILGDSITTDHISPAGSIKADSPAGKWLMEHQVSKADFNSYGARRGHHDVMMRGTFANIRIKNEMVPGIEGGMSRYGEEVMPIYDAAMRHKADGTPLVVIAGKEYGTGSSRDWAAKGTNLLGVRAVIVESFERIHRSNLVGMGVLPLQFLEGQSRETLGLTGDDQFTITGIADLKPRQTVTVNVTRRDGSTFSFDTLCRIDTANEVEYYMNGGILHYVLRKLAA from the coding sequence ATGACCACCACGGGTAACGACACGCTGGGCACCCGCTCGACGCTCGACGTCGGCGGCAAGAAATACGCCTATTATTCGCTCGACAAGGCCGCAGCCAAGCTCGGCGACGTTTCGCGGCTGCCCTTTTCGATGAAGGTGCTGCTCGAAAACCTCCTCCGCTTCGAGGATGGCGGCTTCACCGTGTCGACCGATGACGTGCAGGCGCTGGTCGACTGGCAGAAGGACCCGCATTCGAACCGCGAGATCCAGTATCGCCCCGCGCGCGTGCTGCTGCAGGATTTCACCGGCGTTCCCTGCGTCGTCGACCTCGCCGCGATGCGCGATGCGATCGCGAAGCTCGGCGGCGACACGTCGAAGATCAACCCGCTCGTCCCCGTCCACCTCGTCATCGACCACTCGGTCATGGTCGACGAATTCGGTCATCCCAAGGCGTTCGAGCAGAATGTCGAGATCGAATATTATCGCAACGGCGAACGCTATGACTTCCTGAAATGGGGATCGAAGAGCCTCGACAATTTCAAGGCGGTGCCCCCGGGCACCGGCATCTGCCACCAAGTCAACCTCGAACATATCGCGCAGGCGGTGTGGTCGAGCGAGGATGCGTCGGGCGCGACCGTCGCCTATCCCGACACCTGCGTCGGCACCGACAGCCACACGACGATGATCAACGGGCTCGGCGTGCTCGGCTGGGGCGTCGGCGGGATCGAGGCCGAGGCCGCGATGCTCGGCCAGCCCGTGTCGATGCTGATCCCCGAAGTCGTCGGGTTCAAATTCACCGGCGCGCTGAAGGAAGGCGTCACCGCGACCGACCTCGTGCTCACCGCGACGCAGATGCTGCGCGCCAAGGGCGTCGTCGGCCGCTTCGTCGAATATTTCGGCCCCGGCCTCGCCTCGCTGTCGCTCGCCGACCGCGCGACGCTCGCCAATATGGCGCCCGAATATGGTGCGACCTGCGGCTTCTTCGGCGTCGACGACAAGACGCTCGATTATATGCGCCTGACCGGCCGCAGCGAAGAGAATATCGCACTGGTCGAGGCCTATGCCAAGGCGCAGGGGCTGTGGATCGTCGAGGGTGCCGCGGACCCGATCTTCACCGACACGCTCGAACTCGACCTCGGCAGCGTCGTGCCGTCGCTCGCGGGGCCGAAGCGCCCGCAGGACCGCGTATCGCTTCCCGACGTCGACGATGTGTTCAACGCCGACATGGCGAAGGTATACAACAAGGCGCAGGCGCGCGTGCCGGTCGAGGGCAAGGATTTCGACATCGGCGACGGCGACGTCACCATCGCCGCGATCACCAGCTGCACCAACACCTCCAACCCCGGCGTGCTCGTCGCCGCGGGTCTCGTCGCGAAAAAGGCCGACGCGCTGGGGCTGAAGCCGAAGCCGTGGGTCAAGACCAGCCTCGCGCCGGGGTCGCAGGTCGTCACCGACTATCTCGAAAAGGCCGGGCTGCAGAAGCATCTCGACAATATCGGCTTCAACCTCGTCGGCTATGGCTGCACGACCTGCATCGGCAACTCGGGCCCGCTGGCGGAACCGATTTCGAAGGCGATCAACGAAAATGGTCTCGTCGCCGCGGCGGTGATCTCGGGCAACCGTAACTTCGAAGGCCGCGTGTCGCCCGACGTGCGAGCCAACTTCCTCGCCTCGCCGCCGCTGGTGGTCGCCTATGCGCTCAAGGGCACGGTGATCGAGGATTTCACCACCACGCCGATCGGGCAGGACCAGTCGGGCAAGGACGTCTTCCTCGCCGACATCTGGCCGACCAACGAGGAAGTGGCGTCGGTCGTCGCGGGCGCGGTGAGCCGCGACATGTTCGAGGCGCGCTACGCCCATGTCTACAAGGGCGACGAGCATTGGCAGAAGATCGAGGTCGAGGGCAGCGACACCTATCAGTGGCGCGCGGGCTCAACTTACGTGGCCAACCCGCCGTACTTCGAGGGCATGACGATGACCCCGGCGCCGGTGTCGGACATCGTGAACGCAAAGCCGCTCGCGATCCTCGGCGACAGCATCACCACCGACCACATCAGCCCCGCGGGCAGCATCAAGGCGGACTCGCCGGCCGGAAAATGGCTTATGGAACATCAGGTTAGCAAGGCCGACTTCAACAGCTACGGCGCCCGCCGCGGCCACCACGACGTCATGATGCGCGGCACCTTCGCCAACATCCGCATCAAAAACGAAATGGTCCCCGGCATCGAGGGCGGCATGTCGCGCTACGGCGAAGAGGTCATGCCGATCTACGACGCCGCGATGCGCCACAAGGCCGACGGCACCCCGCTGGTCGTCATCGCGGGCAAGGAATATGGCACCGGCTCGTCGCGCGACTGGGCGGCGAAGGGCACCAATTTGCTCGGCGTCCGCGCGGTGATCGTCGAAAGCTTCGAGCGTATCCACCGCTCGAACCTCGTCGGCATGGGCGTGCTGCCGCTGCAGTTCCTCGAAGGGCAAAGCCGCGAGACGCTGGGCCTGACCGGCGACGACCAGTTCACCATCACCGGCATTGCGGACCTTAAGCCGCGCCAGACGGTCACCGTGAACGTCACCCGCCGCGACGGTTCGACCTTCAGCTTCGACACGCTCTGCCGCATCGATACCGCGAACGAGGTCGAGTACTACATGAACGGCGGCATCCTGCATTACGTGCTGCGCAAGCTCGCGGCCTGA
- a CDS encoding amidohydrolase family protein — MKQLLLALAPALLALAPSALAAPKQGDVVIRHVSIVDVEAAKTIPGQAVVLKGDDIVAVGADGEIAKDWHAGRTIEGKGRYLIPGLWDMHVHFGGGPELIEENKALLPLYIANGITTIRDCSGDLPGEVLAWRGEIAKGKLFGPRLLTSGAKIEGIAPVWKGTIEVGSEADVDAALDRLKNRDKVDFVKITDSTLKPELFLYALRQAKILGLKTSGHIPMALTVDQAVDAGISSIEHLDYAYNAGAKDEAAIAADFAAKRIDRAEANRRLDAGFDRDTAMAAYRRFAAKGVSVTPTLNGSRIIAYLDRDDHSKDEGLAYIGPKLRKTYDWRIERAAKADAAAIAARHKQIEDVATILPMLAEAGVPIIAGTDAGFLNSFNYPGFGLHDEIELFMAKGLTPAQALASATRAGPAWFGQLDRYGAIKPGMAADLVLLTKNPLEDIAATRAIDTVVLRGMVQDRAALDKMLADTRAKVAAWNAEGAAR, encoded by the coding sequence ATGAAACAACTGCTTCTCGCTCTCGCTCCGGCGCTGCTCGCTCTTGCCCCGTCCGCACTCGCCGCACCGAAGCAGGGCGATGTAGTCATCCGCCATGTCTCGATCGTCGATGTCGAAGCGGCGAAGACGATTCCCGGGCAAGCGGTGGTGCTGAAAGGCGACGATATTGTCGCGGTAGGCGCCGACGGCGAGATTGCAAAAGACTGGCACGCGGGGCGAACGATTGAGGGCAAGGGCCGCTATCTGATCCCAGGTCTTTGGGACATGCACGTCCATTTCGGCGGCGGGCCCGAGTTGATCGAAGAGAATAAGGCGCTGCTGCCGCTCTATATCGCGAACGGAATCACGACGATCCGCGACTGTTCGGGGGATCTGCCCGGCGAGGTGCTCGCCTGGCGCGGCGAGATTGCGAAGGGAAAGCTGTTCGGACCGCGGCTGTTGACCTCCGGCGCGAAGATCGAAGGGATCGCACCGGTCTGGAAGGGCACGATCGAGGTCGGCAGCGAGGCCGATGTCGATGCAGCGCTCGACCGCCTGAAGAACCGTGACAAGGTCGATTTCGTCAAGATCACCGACAGCACGCTGAAACCCGAACTCTTCCTCTATGCGCTGCGGCAGGCGAAGATCCTCGGCCTCAAGACGTCGGGGCACATCCCGATGGCGCTGACCGTCGATCAGGCGGTCGACGCGGGGATCAGTTCGATCGAGCATCTCGACTATGCCTATAATGCCGGCGCGAAGGACGAAGCCGCGATCGCCGCCGATTTCGCCGCGAAGCGCATCGACCGCGCCGAGGCGAACCGCCGGCTCGACGCGGGGTTCGACCGCGACACCGCGATGGCGGCCTATCGCCGCTTTGCGGCGAAGGGCGTGTCCGTCACGCCGACGCTCAACGGTAGCCGCATCATCGCCTATCTCGACCGCGACGATCATTCGAAGGACGAGGGGCTCGCCTATATCGGGCCGAAGCTGCGCAAGACCTATGACTGGCGGATCGAGCGTGCGGCCAAGGCCGATGCGGCGGCGATCGCGGCACGGCACAAGCAGATCGAAGATGTGGCGACGATCCTGCCGATGCTCGCCGAAGCGGGGGTGCCGATCATCGCGGGGACCGATGCAGGCTTCTTGAACAGCTTCAACTATCCGGGTTTCGGGCTGCACGATGAAATCGAGCTTTTCATGGCGAAGGGGCTGACTCCGGCGCAGGCGCTCGCTTCGGCGACGCGTGCGGGACCGGCATGGTTCGGCCAGCTCGATCGTTATGGGGCGATCAAACCCGGCATGGCGGCCGATCTGGTGCTGCTGACGAAGAATCCGCTTGAGGATATTGCGGCGACGCGCGCCATTGACACGGTGGTGCTGCGCGGAATGGTGCAGGATCGCGCCGCGCTCGACAAGATGCTCGCCGATACGCGCGCGAAGGTCGCGGCGTGGAACGCTGAGGGGGCGGCGCGCTAG
- a CDS encoding GFA family protein, which yields MPTKLEGSCRCGAVRFSVTSHTPVPYQLCYCSICRKQQGGGGYAINLGAEAKSLTINGEKHLGLYRARIEDDEHPTCRLSSGERRFCRACGSALWLYDPDWPDLVHPFASAIDSELPAAPSRVHLMLKYKAGWVEPAIGPGDAAFDLYPAKSIEQWHKDEGVWVA from the coding sequence ATGCCGACCAAACTCGAAGGATCCTGCCGGTGCGGCGCAGTGCGCTTTTCGGTGACAAGCCATACGCCGGTTCCATATCAGCTCTGCTATTGCTCCATCTGCCGCAAACAACAGGGCGGCGGCGGCTATGCGATCAACCTCGGCGCCGAAGCCAAGAGCTTGACAATCAACGGCGAGAAGCATCTGGGCCTTTATCGCGCGCGGATCGAGGATGACGAACATCCGACATGTCGGCTATCCAGCGGCGAGCGGCGCTTTTGCCGCGCGTGCGGGTCGGCGCTGTGGCTTTACGACCCGGACTGGCCCGATCTCGTCCATCCCTTCGCTAGCGCGATCGATTCGGAGCTTCCGGCGGCGCCGTCGCGCGTGCATCTGATGCTCAAATACAAGGCTGGCTGGGTCGAACCCGCCATCGGACCCGGCGATGCGGCGTTCGACCTTTATCCTGCAAAATCGATCGAGCAATGGCACAAGGATGAGGGTGTCTGGGTCGCTTGA